The genomic window AGTCAATTTTACATTATCTCCAGTGCAAGCATATCTTGGTCACTCCAGTCTGTCCTTTGGAGTTGGTTTGGGAGAGTAAGTAAATAACAAGCATAAGGATTCCAGAAATCTGCAATTGCTTATCTATATCTTTTTTAGGTTCTTCCCTCTCATCTCCCTCATCTGGTGCAGCCCTGGTTGCTATACCTCCAGAAGAAGCAGTGAGAATCTCACACATTGCTCTTTCTTTCTCGCTCTCCGCCTCTTCTGGTTCTTGGAGCGTCTATTAGCACAGGCTGCAGTATAAAGATGGCCAAGTCTAAAAACCACACCACCCACAACCAATCACGAAAATGGCACAGAAATGGCATCAAGAAACCTAGATCATTGAAATATGAGTCTCTGAAAGAGGCTGACCCCAAGTTTCTGAGAAACACGCCCTTTGGCAAGAAATACAAGAAGAAGGGGCTGAAGAAAATGCAGACCAACAATGCCAAAGCCATCAAGGCCCTAGCAAAGGTCATCAAGCCCCTGAGCACTAAGGCCACAAAGGCCAAACTCCTCAGGTCCAAGATCGCCAAGGACAATACCCAGCACACCAGTCACAAGATGGCAACCAAGCATCTAGGTCCTAGGGTTAGCACCAAATGCGCAGGCCTCAAGATCATGAAGCCTGGCTCTAAGCTTTCCAGAACCGCTAACCCTAGAGCCACCAAATCTGGCTCCAAGGCCACCAAATATGACACCAAGGTCACCAAATCTAATCTCAAGGGAGCCAAATCCAATCCCAAGGCAGTCAAAGTCCCCAAGTCTGGCTCCAAAGTTACTAAGTCTGGCCCTAACACCACCAAATCTGGCTCCAAGACCAATAAGTCTACCAAATCTGGTGCTAAGATCACCAAAGCAAACATAGTCACCAAGACTAACTCCAAAGCCACCAATTTTGATTCTAAAGCTATGAAGTCCAGTGATTCCAAGGCAATGAAGTCTGCCAAGTCCATCAACCCCAAGGGCACCAAAGCAAAAGCTGCTGGGGCTAAGGCTGCTAGTCCTAAGCATTCAAAATAGATGCTTTGGGACAGAAAGGCTTGTTTAAATCCTAAAacgctgttttgttttgttttgttttttttctcggCCAGGATATGACTAtttacaaataaaggaaatggtgagtcattaaaaaaaaaatctcacacaTTCTGTCTCATGTCTCCACCCTCATACACCCACCACCAAGGGTCCCATGATTTTCTCAAATAGGTCTTCTTCTGTTCTAGAACCAGGATACAGAGAAAATCTAATTGTGGATAGGATGATTATTGATCAAGTCTTGCAAAGTCAACCTGAGAGTTCCATTACTGGAAGAGAGTATCCAGGGAGTAGATATCTTCACAATACAAATGGTATGGGTGGTCCCTGGGATATCTTTGAGTTCCATGATTGGAGCTATGTTGTTATGTTGCTCCAGAGTCTAGAATCAGGTCATACCACAAAAGGGGTAGCTGAATTGTTGAAGGAGCAGAACAATGAAAGTGTTGTA from Monodelphis domestica isolate mMonDom1 chromosome 4, mMonDom1.pri, whole genome shotgun sequence includes these protein-coding regions:
- the LOC100025423 gene encoding 60S ribosomal protein L29-like, which encodes MAKSKNHTTHNQSRKWHRNGIKKPRSLKYESLKEADPKFLRNTPFGKKYKKKGLKKMQTNNAKAIKALAKVIKPLSTKATKAKLLRSKIAKDNTQHTSHKMATKHLGPRVSTKCAGLKIMKPGSKLSRTANPRATKSGSKATKYDTKVTKSNLKGAKSNPKAVKVPKSGSKVTKSGPNTTKSGSKTNKSTKSGAKITKANIVTKTNSKATNFDSKAMKSSDSKAMKSAKSINPKGTKAKAAGAKAASPKHSK